One Harpia harpyja isolate bHarHar1 chromosome 11, bHarHar1 primary haplotype, whole genome shotgun sequence genomic window, AGTCCCAATCCCTCTTGAAGTGTATGACAAAAATTCCCAACAATGGTTGCGGTAGGGTGCAGCTTCCTCTTGGCAGAATCTGAACTAAGGATGTAGCTGTTCACTGACGAGATGTATATCAGTCCAGATTTATCAAGTCCTTTTTCTTGATGTAGCCTCACCCGAGGGGGAGAAtatctcctctctctcctttagTATAAGCTCCACTACTGTGATTTCCatcccccgccccccgccccccccgccatCTCTTCTCTGGCAAAACCTGTTTGTTTTGAAGCTATTTTCCTAGCTAGAAGGTGTGTAGAATTCTATAAAAAGTGAGGAtcctttttgttttggggaaagtGATACTTCTGTTTGTTTAAGCTTGGGCCTAGAACCTGGATTTTGTTGACCTTTCAGGTGGCTTTGCAGTTAGTTGTTGGTGTCCTGaagtctttcttttcctctacTTTTGGATACTAGGAATCATTCTTCCTTCTACCTGGGGCTTGTCATTCTAtcagcagctgctggctgctgttgGGGGCTGATACACCTGCCTTCCTCTGACGTGATTTATTCCAATTTAAACTCTGTAGACGTTACCCCCTTATCAGCTATAAGGTTTGACTGTGTCCATTGCTTCTACtatattgttgtttttttcttcggGTTGATTCAATACAACCATCCATTTGCTGTCCTAGTCTGTTAACTTCTTAAGCAGACGGCGTTGGTACTGGTGTGTTTGTCAACAGACATCAGCAAAGAAGCAATTGCTGAGTAAGGGAGAGGAGAATAACCTGTGGTGtctcaccttttcttttttttctttcttcaacagAAGCAATTTTCAGTTTCTGGGAAAGGTGGGGAACAGTAAATCAACCTAATAGGGATCTTTTCCTTTCAGGGGGTAGAAACCGTTAAGAAGGAAATAGATGAAAGTGTTTTAGGGCAGACTGGTCCTTACAAACGTCCGGAGCGACTACGAAAAAGAACAGAATTCTCAGGCGAGAAGATTAAAGAGGAGCGAATATTTGAAGCTAATGAGTATGTATTGGATGTAATTTAGGGTGAATATTTCTGTGTATAATTTGATAAAAACTTTAAACTTAACTATGGGTCAGGGGTGGTTAAAATCCAAGTGCTGAAGTGAGGCTGTGGGGTGAGGCGTGACCTAGCAGAGCAGGTAGGTTTGAGAGCAGATTTCCAGCATAAGTTGATGATACTGAATCTTCCGATGGTGAAACTGGGTACTTAAAATTATGAAGTGGGTACATTACGTTCTGACAGGAAATTTTGACTTGCACATGTGTTATGTTTTCTCAGTGCTAACGTCTTGCTATTGAATTACGTTTGGCAGGACTAAGTCTGAGCTCGtttgctttctctgctgccttGCTCCACTAAGTCGTGTATCATTTATGTGGTGTATCAGCCTCAGTGATACTGCATGCTGCAGTGATACTCGTCAGGATGTCCTCCTTTTTATTCTCACTCGGCTGTTAAGTTACTTGTTCACAAGTACCCATGTTTTCTGCACTTTCTAGGGAGGCCATGGGTGTGGTGCTGCATAAAGACTCAAAATGGTATCAGCAGTGGAAGGATTTCAAGGACAACAATGTGGTCTTCAATAGTAAGTGTTCCAAAGACAAAGGAGTAGCACATTATTTTCCCTGTTCTGATTCTTGCTGTGTTGGATCTAATGCCATCTGTGCAAGTAGTCTCAACATAATGCAAATcatagccattttttttttgttgtagctGTTGCTGTGAGGTGGTGTGAATGGGAGGTAGGCGTAGTTGACAACACTGCAGCTTTTCTAAGCTGCTCCATCTGTGTTTGGACCCCTCCCCCAGTCAGGCATTGTTTTTGATCAGTCCCTGCTCCCTGTAGGTACCAAAACCTGCTTTCGCCATTGCTTAAAGAGAACTgaactctgttctttttttctatttttttttctagtcagaTCTACTCTGGCACTGGGAAGAGGCCAGGGCATGCATGCAGGCATGTCACCAGGGAGAGGGCAGGCAGATCTCTTCTCCCTGACCTTGAGCTTATAACGAGGAAAAATCTTGTCTTCAGTGAGCTGGTTTCTGTTGTCATCTGCTTAGAACTCTGGAATGTGTGGGACTTTGCatcctttctgtttttattgCAAAACCTAAAAATACTGAATATCTGTACTGCAGTGGGCAATAACTTTTGATAGTTATCTAGACACTTAATGTTTCTGAAAGGCATAAAGAAACCTGAGACCAGAATCCTTCAACAAATCAAAATAATTGCTGCCAGTGTACTGCAGGGTAAATGACTTGTTAAGGAACAAAAAGACCGTGTAAAAGTGCAACATACAATTAACTTTGGATTGTGTTTCTTCACAACTTCTTTTAAAGTGGAGCTCCTTGGGAGGTATCCAAGAGTAGGTTTTTATATCCTATTTGTTAGCTGGAGTTGAACCACAACACCTTTCCAAGAAGAGATGCTTATAGCTCCTAAAACTCCCCACATGTTGCATCCTCCACTCCTGTGACATCTGCATGAGCTCTGTGCATTCTCTGGATAGATTTTATGCATCCAAGACTGTGGTTTTGCAATTCAGGCAACACTGCAGCTGTGGCTGTAGCAGGCTCTACAGTGTGTGTTCTCCCTTTATGTACCTGTACCAAGAACACTGTGTGTTTTTTGGAAGGAGCACAAGCTTCAGGGCAGGATTCCAAATGTTAATTGATGTGGTGAGAAGAAGCCTCCCTGCAGGGCCCATTATCCTGCAACTACCTTCTGCAGTTCTGGTCCATCTGATGATGTCCAGAGACAGATAATGGGTTGGTTGAGCCCTTGGTTTGTTGCAACAATGCCTGCTTgcttaaatgttttggttttggtttttttgttgtgggtttttttttttttccttcaccctcTGCCCTTCTTTTTGCCTTTGAGATTTTGCTTTGCTGGAGTTCTCCTTCCCCATCAATGCATTCTGTAGTTTTGTGACATGCTTGGCTTGCTTTCTTATCAAGGTTGGGAAGTACATAGAGCTGCTTAAAAACTGCATCCTTACTGATGTAGcgctattttattaaaaattggcAAGGTTTAAGGTCTATTCTTGATTTCCCCCCCGCCCAGTTAAACTTTCTGATGTTGGTTTTGCATCCTGCTACTCCTTGTAGCAGACTGAATCAAGGGGTGTAAGCAGACTGTTACTGGTGTAAGCAAGTCTAGTGTATTTTCTATTTGGAAATCTGCATAGAAGGTCCAGAGTTTCTGGCAGCTGAAGTCAGAGAAACCATCATTCTCCTAGTGACAGTTATTAATAGTTAAGAACATTGCAGGAAGATGAGGAGAAAAGTAACTTTTGAAATTGATACGTGTTAATCAACACAGAGATTTAGAAGAGAACTAGCAGGTTTGATCTGCAACCCATTGCATGTTGTTTCCTAATTCAGGAATGTAGTGGAAGGACACTGCTGCTCATGTCTCCTCTCCTTTCAGggttctttgaaatgaaaatgaagtatgATGAAAGTGATAATGCATTCATTCGAGCTTCCAGAGCTGTCACAGACAAAGTCACTGACTTAATAGGTAATGTTTCACCATTGCTGTGAAAGTGCCTCTCCAGCCTTTTAGCTCTGCTCCTAGTGACTGTTAGTGCTGTTGTCCTCCATGTGTTACTAACCTTTGGGACAGATTCTGGAGCTTTATAATATTTTGCATGGGTCATTATCCAATATCATGCAGTGTAGCAACCTGCTACAGGATCAGAAGAGCAGTGCGATGTCAAGTGCTTGTATGGGATAAATCTCAAGCCTAGCTTAAAGTCTGCAGTCATTCCCAGGTGACTGTTCCTTCCCTCTGGTATATAGCCAAaggtttttatcttgttttctggcGGCGGTTGTTGTGCCATCAGTCTCACTGAATTGTTTTATTAGGTGGATTGTTCTCGAAGACGGAAATGTCTGAGGTTTTGACAGAGATACTCAAAGTGGATCCATCCTTTGACAAAGATCGTTTTTTAAAGCAATGCGAGTATGATATAATCCCCAATGTCTTGGAGGTAAGGTGGGGGTAGACTATGAtgcatttgttttggtttgttttttttttttttttttttactgtaacgtggaagatttttcttttagttttctgatgctaaaattaaaaactgtGACAGTATTTGCTTCTCAAGCATCCAGCTTTGCACAGAACATGAGATAACCTTGGGAAAAGAATCCCACATAACAATTTAGTTTAAAACCATATTTCATAATTTAGTAGACTAGCAAATTTTTTTCTGGCCTCGAAAACAACTAACCATCTTCTCCCATGAGAAATGATATGGGTGTCAGAGGGATCAATGTGAAGTAGGTGAATGAACAGTACTGGGAAAATGATGATATCAAATATTGATAAGGGAAAGAATGTACTATGTACTACTGGATTCTAAGTGATCTGTAACTGCTTGGGAAGAAGACCAGGTCATGACAAAtggttcagtgaaaatatttctggCACTAGTCAAGGAACTATGTGGagcttaatatttttaaagactgaagtATAAAACCACTGAGAGGATAGCACTGATGAAGGATGTGACCTCAAGTATAAATGGATATAGTTCCTCTCACTGTAACTGTATGTCAGAAAAGACAGAGTGAAAGTACAGGATTTGAAAAAGTACAGCAGAAATTGTTTTGAGAGATTTGTATGAGACGGAAAAACTGAGGCTTGAGGAGATAAACAAATGCTGAGGGAGCAAAGTGTTATTTTCTCATCCTACAATACAGTGCGGTGAATGATCGTATCTCAGTGATACATACTAATACACATGAGGTAGCATTATAGGgtgaataaaaaataatctggtGCTTACAGATGCAAACATCGAAACTGATGCATAGTTAGGTTTTGTCACTGCTGTCTTTGTGGTGACTGACTTGCGTATCAGATCTGTGACTGGAACTGTAATGTCGACAGTGAAATAAGACAGGCCTGTCTTAGTGAATCTGCTTTTCCTAACGGTGCCATGTCACTAAAGCAAGCTGCAAAAAGTGGGCTCTTGACTCTTGGAGAATGAATATTTCACAGGAGAGGTTTTTTCAAACTGTAGGCAGCCAGCTTACAGACGCCATCAAGTATGATTTATAGGCATTATATTGAAAAATGCCCTGACACGTATAGCTaactttattttgaaatctgCTGAATTCTCAGCATCTGTCTTGTTATGAATTCCAGGTGTTTATTATACTGTGTTTTAAAGATAAACCTTTTCCTGAGTTGCAGCATGATTCTTCTGTTCATTCTGTGCCCTGAATTTTTTGCAGTCTTGAAAACTGCAGCTCTACTTCTGGTTTGTACTCCTGCTTCTGTTAGATCCCACCTCCCACGATGTCTGGGTAGTGTACATTCTGCTGACTTTTTGGACAGGAAGGTTTAAGATAGCTTTTTATCTTAATTATTGAAAGGTTTATGTACATCTGACtcagtatgtgtgtgtttatagaAGTTCTTACTGCTATTCCTCTTTCGAGGCTCCTATCCTTCTTCAGGGTTTCACAAGATGTAGAATTTAAAGTAGTTTGCTGCTGAAAGTGCTGATAATTTCAACTCTCTGGTATAGGAGGTGATTTACAATGTTcatattttatttgattttcctttcttagGCTATGATGTCTGGAGAGCTTGATATCCTCAAAGACTGGTGCTATGAAGCGGTAAGTAGAGCTACTAAAAATGTCTGAGAAGGTTATGATTCTCTCCTGTAAGTAGGTATATTGTGCTTTCTTTGCTTGCAAGCTGTCCAACTGTTACATCTATGATGTTGCTTACCTGCTTTGCCCAGCTGCTTCCCCATGTAACATGTTCGTACTATAAAACACTAATGCAGTCAAGTGTACATGCTGAACTTCTGCAATAGTCTGGATATGAGAGAAGAGCTTCTTTAGAGACAGATAGCGAACCAAGAGGTAAGCTCAAACTAGTCTAATTAGCTCTAGTTCTGCACTGCCCTTCTTGATTGGGATGGGCTTTAGTAGAGCCTGTATCCCAGATATGGGGTGAGAAGGTGCAGAGACATGTGAGCTGACCCAAAAAGATGATGCTTTTCTGCTTACAGAGTAAAGTTGACCCTGGAGTTACTACACAAACACAGTTCCACTGCAGTATCCCAGCAAATAATCCTGGcaggctgaatttttttctgaaattgcagCATAGATGATCTGCAGCCTAGATAATCTCActgcagaaaactgaattttgttttgttgtacaaaaactgattttgtttttgtaCTGGGATAGATTTTCAGTATTGGATGCACTTCTTGAAATGGTAAATAGGAATTGATTGTGATTCAGTGATTGCATTATTGTCCGCTTCACTTCGTGAAAGCAGATCCTTTCCTGACAACTCAGATGGACATTTGTTCTGGTCTTCACTCTGCTCCAAAATAATTGTGTTGTAGGCAGTGCAGACCCACacttttcctgttttgaaataatttaactgCTTAAAGTGAATGTTCTCCTTACTGATCACCACCACCAGAGGGCTGGAAGTGCACACGCTGGAAGAGgcaattttttgtatttaatttttgcgTTGTTGTTGTGATTAACATCTTCGTAACAATATTGCACTACATAAGAGTAAGATACTTAAAGCAGTCTGAAAGTAAAGAAAGTTCTTTATTGGTTCAAGCAACCTTTGAAATGACACCATAGAATTCCTCTCAAATCTCTAGAGGGAAGTAGCAAATTCACTGCAGTTTATAAGACAAAAAGCAAACCCTTCTAAGCTAGTTGTAGTTAAAAATTAAGCTCATAAGTCAAGAATCATCCATAAAATAAGCCAAGGGAGGACGTGAGAGTCCTATTAATGTGAATCCAGGAGATGAAGTCTCTTGAACAGAATCATGCCACAAGTGTTAAGTGTGTGATATTGATCACTAAAGTGTTGGAATACAAACcagtaaagaaaaaatttaagTGGCAGGTATACCAGCTGAGCTGCAGGTTGCTGTCAGCCCACTGGCTTAGGTATAGTTTGTGGTTCATAGAGCTGTCTTTGCCTACTGTCCTCAGAATCCCTGATCTGTAACTCCAGCTTCGCTCTAGTGACTTTGCCAGTAACTTCTGTAggatatttgcatttaaatgcttGTGATGAAGGTTATAAGATCCATGGTGGGGAGGTAGGTAGGGACTGCCTCCTGTTTGTTTGATACCTGCCAAGAATATGGTGATAATGCTGGAAGCAAGTAGAAATTCACTGTCTCCAACAACAGTTCTCGATGCATAAATAATGAAGCATATGTGCGTGTGCCTAAAAGGAGCCAGGAAATGCTGGTCTGCCTCCAGGGTCTGGCTGGGTATTAGGAAAATAGCTTGGTTCCCAGACTGTTTCTCCTTGTCTGCTGTCAAATCAGAATCACAAGCGCCTTGGCTATCAGGTGCACTCGGTGTACTTACTCTGTTGTGAATGATGGAGCTCCTGTTCTGGCCAGGAGAGGTGGGATTTTTAGTGAGAATTTGGTTGTGTGAAGCCCAGAGCATTTGCTGTAGCTGTTTGATACCTTGCAAGACATATGTGTTCAGCATATTTGCaaaaaactgactttttttcttacctttttttggtGGTTCTCTCTAAGCagaaaatccctttttctttgtGACAGAACAAATTCAAACACGTAACACAAGTTTGTTGCTTCATTTAGACTTACAGTCAGCTTGCTCATCCAATCCAGCAAGCCAAAGCCATGGGTCTCCAGTTCCACTCCAGGATTCTTGACATTGACAACGTTGACGTGAGTATCCTTTTCTATCTTTCACCTTGGAGGATGAATTAGAAACTCATGACGTAAGGAGGggttttcttctctgctctgACTGCTGTTTTTTTGCCTCATG contains:
- the TIMM44 gene encoding mitochondrial import inner membrane translocase subunit TIM44 isoform X2, with the translated sequence MKESIKKFRDEAKKLEESDALREARRKYKTIESETVKTSEVIKKKLEEITGTVKESLDEVSKSDIGRKIKEGVEEAAKTAKQSAESVTKGGEKLGKTAAFKAISQGVETVKKEIDESVLGQTGPYKRPERLRKRTEFSGEKIKEERIFEANEEAMGVVLHKDSKWYQQWKDFKDNNVVFNRFFEMKMKYDESDNAFIRASRAVTDKVTDLIGGLFSKTEMSEVLTEILKVDPSFDKDRFLKQCEYDIIPNVLEAMMSGELDILKDWCYEATYSQLAHPIQQAKAMGLQFHSRILDIDNVDLAMGKMMEQGPVLIITFQAQVVMVIKNQKGEVVEGDPDKVLRMLYVWALCRDQDELNPYAAWRLLDISSSSTEQIL